In Algihabitans albus, the following are encoded in one genomic region:
- a CDS encoding GNAT family N-acetyltransferase: MLPVSLRTPLREELPTLRQIEAAAARRFRDSPHPEVARMPPTELAAFRDLAAEEGILVAADAHDRLLGFALYTPMEGELYLGELNILPDAAGRRIGARLIDAVAEVAAARGCRWVLLTTFRRVLWNAPYYRRLGFEDVPESELSPALAAEMARQAARGLHPASRTAMRRGALRGIEQVAV; encoded by the coding sequence GTGCTGCCCGTCAGTTTGCGGACGCCGTTGCGAGAGGAGCTGCCGACGCTCCGCCAGATCGAGGCGGCTGCGGCACGCCGGTTTCGCGACTCACCCCATCCGGAGGTCGCGCGGATGCCTCCGACCGAGTTGGCCGCGTTTCGCGATCTGGCCGCCGAGGAGGGCATCTTGGTTGCCGCCGATGCTCACGACAGGTTGCTCGGCTTTGCGCTCTACACGCCGATGGAGGGCGAACTTTATCTGGGTGAATTGAACATCCTGCCCGACGCGGCCGGGCGGCGGATCGGTGCGCGCCTGATCGACGCGGTGGCCGAGGTCGCGGCGGCTCGCGGTTGCCGCTGGGTATTGCTGACCACCTTTCGCCGGGTGCTCTGGAATGCCCCTTACTACCGGCGTCTCGGCTTCGAGGACGTTCCGGAGTCCGAGCTGAGCCCGGCGTTGGCTGCTGAGATGGCCCGGCAGGCCGCTCGCGGCCTGCATCCGGCCAGTCGCACGGCCATGCGGCGTGGCGCTCTACGTGGCATCGAGCAGGTGGCGGTCTAG
- a CDS encoding AtpZ/AtpI family protein gives MATEPGSRGPSPSDDGFDERLKAARKRREAEKSKWKRVETQGPSGLGIGMRIASEIVAAILVSVAIGLMLDRFLGTKPWMLILFIVLGSGAAISNVIRTGRELDRKQKEAKARAAEQAQQESAAESEGRDERRD, from the coding sequence ATGGCAACCGAGCCCGGGTCACGAGGACCGTCGCCGTCGGATGACGGTTTCGACGAGCGGCTCAAAGCGGCGCGAAAACGGCGCGAGGCCGAAAAGTCGAAGTGGAAGCGGGTCGAGACCCAGGGCCCCAGCGGCCTGGGAATCGGCATGCGGATAGCGTCGGAGATCGTGGCGGCTATTCTCGTGTCCGTTGCCATCGGGCTGATGCTCGACAGGTTTCTGGGCACCAAACCCTGGATGCTGATTCTGTTCATCGTCCTCGGTTCGGGAGCAGCCATCAGCAATGTTATCCGCACCGGCCGGGAGCTGGATCGGAAGCAAAAAGAAGCGAAGGCCCGGGCGGCCGAGCAGGCGCAGCAGGAAAGCGCCGCGGAGTCCGAAGGGCGGGACGAGCGCAGGGATTAG
- a CDS encoding F0F1 ATP synthase subunit B family protein — translation MSRTISRLFAARQTVRFLSMGTAAVVTLVAATPLLAAEQQGGLPQLTQTDTYAGQIFWTIVTFGILYLVMSKVVIPRIGNAVEERQDKIDDDLTRAGKLKSETEQVIQEYEAALATARDAARETHRKATEAWTKKADKLEQAFADKLANQTSDAEQRISAAKAEALTNLKEVATEISAAATAKLLGEAPKPTDAKKAVEASMTSSDATGGQV, via the coding sequence GTGAGCCGCACTATCTCCCGCCTCTTCGCCGCGCGTCAGACGGTCCGCTTCCTCTCGATGGGCACCGCCGCCGTCGTCACGCTGGTCGCAGCAACACCATTGCTGGCCGCCGAGCAGCAGGGCGGTCTGCCGCAACTCACGCAGACCGACACCTATGCCGGTCAGATCTTCTGGACCATCGTCACCTTCGGCATCCTCTATCTGGTGATGTCGAAGGTTGTGATTCCGCGGATCGGCAACGCCGTGGAAGAACGGCAGGACAAGATCGACGACGATTTGACCCGTGCCGGAAAGCTGAAGAGCGAGACCGAACAGGTCATCCAGGAATACGAAGCCGCCTTGGCGACGGCCCGCGACGCGGCGCGTGAAACCCACCGCAAGGCGACCGAGGCCTGGACCAAGAAGGCGGACAAGCTCGAGCAGGCCTTTGCCGACAAGCTGGCGAATCAGACCAGTGACGCGGAGCAACGCATTTCAGCCGCCAAAGCGGAGGCCTTGACCAACCTGAAGGAGGTCGCCACCGAGATCTCGGCGGCGGCCACGGCCAAGCTCCTCGGCGAGGCACCGAAGCCCACGGACGCCAAGAAGGCGGTAGAGGCCAGCATGACGAGTTCGGACGCTACAGGGGGACAGGTCTGA
- a CDS encoding tRNA-binding protein, with protein sequence MSKSKSASEAPAGEIGFADFLKVDIRVGRILQAEPFPEARKPAIKLWVDFGEPIGLRKTSAQITKYYKPEDLPGRQVVAVVNFPAKQIGAFMSEILVLGVPDAEGEVVMLGPDREVPLGGRMY encoded by the coding sequence ATGAGTAAGAGCAAGAGCGCCAGTGAGGCGCCGGCTGGTGAAATCGGTTTTGCGGACTTCCTCAAGGTCGATATTCGCGTTGGCCGCATTCTGCAGGCCGAACCCTTTCCGGAAGCGCGCAAGCCGGCGATCAAGCTTTGGGTCGACTTCGGCGAACCGATCGGCCTGCGCAAGACCTCGGCGCAGATCACCAAGTACTACAAACCGGAAGACCTCCCGGGCCGCCAGGTTGTGGCCGTGGTCAACTTCCCAGCCAAGCAGATCGGCGCTTTCATGAGCGAGATTCTGGTTCTTGGCGTGCCGGATGCCGAGGGCGAAGTGGTCATGCTCGGTCCCGACCGGGAGGTTCCGCTCGGCGGCCGGATGTACTGA
- a CDS encoding F0F1 ATP synthase subunit C: protein MDVEAARMIGAGLATLGMIGAGLGLGNVWSSYFSAIARNPASKDEIGASIWIGFAVTEAIAIFALVVALLILFG, encoded by the coding sequence ATGGATGTCGAAGCTGCGCGCATGATCGGTGCCGGTCTGGCGACCCTGGGCATGATCGGTGCTGGCCTGGGCCTAGGCAACGTGTGGTCGAGCTACTTCTCTGCGATCGCACGCAACCCAGCCTCGAAGGATGAGATTGGCGCCAGCATCTGGATCGGCTTCGCCGTGACCGAAGCTATCGCGATCTTCGCACTGGTCGTCGCTCTGCTCATCCTGTTCGGCTAG
- a CDS encoding F0F1 ATP synthase subunit B family protein, which translates to MLGSEYTWITLALFIFFALVFWKGFRPVLKSLDSRAERIRKELDEAQTLREDAQKMLAEYKRKQRDAIQEAEAIVEHAKLEAERLRKSAEADLEASLKRREDLALAKIEQAEQNALSEVRNQAVDVAIAAAAKLIAEQVDDKKAEELAASAIQDVAQRLN; encoded by the coding sequence ATGCTGGGTAGCGAATATACCTGGATCACCCTCGCGCTCTTCATCTTCTTCGCCCTGGTGTTCTGGAAGGGCTTCAGGCCCGTTCTGAAGTCTCTGGACAGCCGCGCCGAGCGCATTCGCAAGGAACTCGACGAAGCTCAGACCCTGCGTGAAGACGCGCAAAAGATGCTGGCCGAGTACAAGCGCAAGCAACGCGATGCGATCCAGGAGGCCGAGGCTATCGTCGAGCACGCCAAGCTCGAGGCCGAACGCCTGCGCAAGTCCGCCGAGGCCGACTTGGAAGCGTCCTTGAAGCGTCGTGAAGACCTTGCCCTCGCCAAGATCGAGCAGGCCGAACAGAACGCTCTAAGCGAGGTCCGCAACCAGGCCGTGGACGTTGCGATCGCCGCGGCGGCCAAGCTGATCGCCGAGCAGGTTGACGACAAGAAGGCCGAGGAGTTGGCCGCCTCCGCCATCCAGGACGTTGCGCAAAGACTGAACTGA
- a CDS encoding F0F1 ATP synthase subunit A, whose protein sequence is MAETANGAEAGFPVDPLYQFVIKPIVPIEIGGVDLSFTNSSLWMFITIAAVTALLTFATRRRALVPGRLQSVAELLYETIANMVRDNVGSAGRAYFPFIFTLFMFVLFGNLLGMVPSSFTFTSHIVVTFFMAMTIFIAVTVIGFARHGFGYLRLFFPHGAPAWTAIILVPVELISYFSRPVSHSMRLFANMMAGHILLKVFAGFVLLLGVAGVVPLAALVGITALEFLVATLQAYIFTIFACVYLHDALYLH, encoded by the coding sequence GTGGCTGAAACAGCAAATGGAGCCGAAGCAGGCTTCCCCGTCGACCCTCTCTATCAGTTTGTGATCAAGCCGATCGTGCCGATCGAGATCGGCGGCGTGGATCTGTCCTTCACCAATTCCTCGCTGTGGATGTTCATTACGATCGCCGCGGTGACCGCGCTCCTCACCTTCGCGACCCGCCGGCGGGCGCTGGTGCCGGGACGCCTGCAGTCCGTGGCCGAGCTGCTCTACGAGACCATCGCCAACATGGTGCGCGACAATGTCGGCAGCGCCGGACGCGCGTACTTTCCTTTCATCTTCACGCTCTTCATGTTCGTGCTGTTCGGCAACCTCTTGGGAATGGTGCCGAGTTCCTTCACCTTCACGAGCCACATCGTGGTGACCTTCTTCATGGCGATGACGATCTTCATCGCGGTGACGGTCATCGGCTTCGCGCGTCACGGCTTCGGCTATCTCCGCCTGTTCTTCCCGCATGGTGCGCCAGCCTGGACCGCGATCATCCTGGTTCCGGTGGAGTTGATCTCCTACTTTTCGCGGCCGGTCAGCCATTCGATGCGGCTTTTCGCCAACATGATGGCCGGCCACATCCTCTTGAAGGTCTTCGCGGGCTTCGTGTTGCTGCTCGGCGTTGCCGGTGTCGTACCGCTGGCGGCGCTGGTCGGGATCACCGCACTCGAGTTCCTGGTCGCAACCTTGCAGGCCTACATCTTCACTATTTTCGCGTGCGTCTATCTCCACGACGCGCTCTACCTCCACTAG